DNA from Nitriliruptor alkaliphilus DSM 45188:
TCCCGGTGCTGCTGTTCGTCGCCGCACCGCTGCGACGGCTCGGTGCGGTGTCGTTGCCCGACTTCCTCGCGGCGCGGTTCGCCGGCCCGCCGTCGGGCCCCGGTGGGACCCAGGGCTGGGGGCGCGACCCGCTGACCGATCGGGTCCGGTTGGTGGCGGTGGTGGCCGTCGAACTGGTGATCCTGTCCTACCTCGTGCCGCAGTCGGTCGGCAGCGGGCTCACCTGGGACCTGCTGGTCGGCACCGGCCTCCTCGGTCTCAGCCCCTACGCCACCGGCGTCGTGGTGTCCGCGGTCGCCGTCAGCCTCGTGGTCATCGTCGGCGGCATGCGCGGCACCACCTGGAACCAGGCGCTGCAGTTCGGCTTCCTGCTCGCGGTGCTGGTGTGGCTGGCGGCCATCATCACCGCAGGCGGCTTCCGCTACGACGTCGCCGTCGAGCAGGCCAGCGCCGGACCCCTGACCGCCGTCGTCGGCGACCACGTGGTCAACGTCCCCGACCGCATGCACGGCGGTGACGCCAGCTTCGCGCGGCCCGGCGCGCGGTACGGCGCCACCGGACAGGCCGCCCTGCTGGTGACGTTGATCCTCGGCACGGCCGGCCTGCCCCACGTGATGAACCGCTACTTCACCTCGCCCACGGGTCGTGCGGCACGGACCACCACCGTGTGGGTGCTCGGCCTGGCGGGGTTGTTCTACGCGCTCGCGGTCGCCCTCGGCACGGCCGCCCGGGTCCTGATCGCCCAGGCCGCCGACGAGCCCTGGCTGGCACCGTTGACCGTCGACGGGGTCCTGCGCGTGCCCGAGCACGCCCTCCTCGTGCTGGGACGCCTCGTCGCCGGTGGGACGGGGATCGGCGTGGTCGCGACGGCGGCCTTCGCGGCGATGGTGTCGACGATGGGTGGGCTGCTGCTCGCGGCCGCAGCCTCCTGGGGCCACGACGTGGTGGCCCGGGTCCTGCGCCCGGAGGCGGGGCCGGGCGAGGCCGTCGCCGCCGGCCGCGTCGCCATCGTGGCCGTGTCCGTCCTGGCTGCGCTCGTCGCCCTGGTGGTCGAACCGGCCAGGTTGCTCGGCACCTTCCCGTCGGTCATCGCCACGATGGTGACCTGGGCCTTCGCCCTGGCGGGCAGCGCGATCACACCGACGCTCCTGGCCAGCATCTGGTGGCGCCGGACGACCGCACGCGGGGCGATCGCCGGGATCACCGTCGGCGGCGGCATCGCCGTGATGGCCCTGGTGGTGGGCCTGGCCACCGGCGCCGATCCGGCCGACGGGCTCGGCGCGATCCTGCTGGCCCCGACGCTGGTGGCCGCCCCCCTGTCCGCGCTGACCCTCGCCGTGGTGTCCAGGAGGGACCCGACCCCGACGGACCCGACCCGCGCCTGGGTGCGGATGCACGGCACGGCAGCCGACCGACAGGTCGAGCGGATGACCGCCCTCACCGTCCGAGGGGGTCGCCGGTGACCCGCGGTGTCGGCGTGCTGGTCGTGGTGATCACCGCGCTGTGGATCGTGGTCGGGCTCGTCAGCCAGCAGCTGGCCGACCCGCCGCTCACGACCGGGCTGACGATCACGGCGGGGGTGCTGCTGACCGACGCCCTGATCGTCGGGTACGCCTCCACGCTGCGGGGCCCGCGGGGACGACGCCGCCGGCACGCCGTCGATGCGCCGGCCGCCGCCGAGGCGATCCGCGACGGGCTGACCCGGGACGCTGCCCGACGGACGGTCGAGCTGCTGCGGCCGCTCCTCGGTGGAGACGCCGTGGCGATCACCGACCGGCACGAGATGCTGGCGTTCGCCGGACCCGGGGGCGACCACCATGCCGAGGGCACCCCGCTGTGGACCTCGGCCCGCGAGGAGGTCTTCGCCACCGGGGGCACGGTCACGGTCTCGGACGGCCTCGGGTGCCCCGAACCGGGCTGCCCCCTGCGCAGCGCGACCATCGCCCCGCTGCAGGTCCGCGACGCCACGGTGGGGACGGTCACCGTCTACCGCACGGTCGACGCGCCGCCGGACCCGGACCTCGTCGCGTCCGTCGCCGGCATCCTGTCGTTGACCCTGGACCTCGCCGACCTCCAGGCCGAAGCCCGCCGGTCCTCCGACGCCCGGCTCGAAGCGCTGCGGGCCCAGATCAACCCCCACTTCCTGTTCAACACGCTCAACACCATCGCCAGCCGGGTCCGCACCGACCCCGAGGAAGCCCGCCAGCTGCTGGTCCGCCTGGCCGACTTCTTCCGGTACGCGGTCCGTCAGCACGGCCAGGTGGCGGAGTTCGCGCACGAGTACGCCTTCGTCCGCACCTACCTCACCCTCGAACAAGCCCGGTTCGGGGACCGGCTCCAGATCGAGCTGGACGTGGACCCGCAGGTCCTCGGCGTCGAGGTGCCGGTCCTGGTGATCCAGCCGCTGGTGGAGAACGCCGTCAAGCACGGGGTCGCGGCGAAGGTCGGCCGTGGGCGGGTGACGCTACGGGCGCGCGTGGACCCGCTCGCGCGCCTGGTCGACGTCACCGTCCGCGACGACGGGGTCGGGATGGACGCGGCGCTGCTGGACAGCGTGGTGCGCGGGGCGCCCCGCGCCGACGCGCACGGCATCGGGTTGTCCAACATCGCTGAGCGCCTCGACCTGCTCTACGGCGAACGTCACGAGATGACCGTGCGCTCGGCCCCGGGAGACGGCACCACCGTGCGCCTACGGCTACCGATGTGAGCACACCGATCAATCCGCGCCCCGAGCCCGAGGCGACCGATCCGCGCCCCGAGCCCGAGGCGACCGATCCGCGCCCCGAGCCCGAGGCGACCACCGCCGGATCGACCCGTCCGATGCCCGAGCTGCCGACCGACCGAGGGAGACCCCAGGTGCGCGCACGCTGCCTGATCGTCGACGACGAGGCGCCGGCCCGCGACGAGCTCCGCCACCTCCTGGACCTCTTCGACGACGTCGAGGTCGTCGGCGAGGCCACCACCGCAGAGGAGGCGCAGGTGCTC
Protein-coding regions in this window:
- a CDS encoding histidine kinase → MTRGVGVLVVVITALWIVVGLVSQQLADPPLTTGLTITAGVLLTDALIVGYASTLRGPRGRRRRHAVDAPAAAEAIRDGLTRDAARRTVELLRPLLGGDAVAITDRHEMLAFAGPGGDHHAEGTPLWTSAREEVFATGGTVTVSDGLGCPEPGCPLRSATIAPLQVRDATVGTVTVYRTVDAPPDPDLVASVAGILSLTLDLADLQAEARRSSDARLEALRAQINPHFLFNTLNTIASRVRTDPEEARQLLVRLADFFRYAVRQHGQVAEFAHEYAFVRTYLTLEQARFGDRLQIELDVDPQVLGVEVPVLVIQPLVENAVKHGVAAKVGRGRVTLRARVDPLARLVDVTVRDDGVGMDAALLDSVVRGAPRADAHGIGLSNIAERLDLLYGERHEMTVRSAPGDGTTVRLRLPM
- a CDS encoding cation acetate symporter; translated protein: MTTIDLATLTLFGLSIAVVSALAWSRTRATTVDFFLAGRRTGTATNACAICGDYLSAASFLGVAAAVYASGLDGVWYATGFAAGFVPVLLFVAAPLRRLGAVSLPDFLAARFAGPPSGPGGTQGWGRDPLTDRVRLVAVVAVELVILSYLVPQSVGSGLTWDLLVGTGLLGLSPYATGVVVSAVAVSLVVIVGGMRGTTWNQALQFGFLLAVLVWLAAIITAGGFRYDVAVEQASAGPLTAVVGDHVVNVPDRMHGGDASFARPGARYGATGQAALLVTLILGTAGLPHVMNRYFTSPTGRAARTTTVWVLGLAGLFYALAVALGTAARVLIAQAADEPWLAPLTVDGVLRVPEHALLVLGRLVAGGTGIGVVATAAFAAMVSTMGGLLLAAAASWGHDVVARVLRPEAGPGEAVAAGRVAIVAVSVLAALVALVVEPARLLGTFPSVIATMVTWAFALAGSAITPTLLASIWWRRTTARGAIAGITVGGGIAVMALVVGLATGADPADGLGAILLAPTLVAAPLSALTLAVVSRRDPTPTDPTRAWVRMHGTAADRQVERMTALTVRGGRR